The Pseudoalteromonas spongiae UST010723-006 genome window below encodes:
- a CDS encoding TonB-dependent receptor plug domain-containing protein has translation MSEHAFCATNSDLFALDLYQLSEIEVTIASNTLETKATVPSTITVFDEKQLTALGVNNAFDVLNYVPGMQMARGDWVGAVPKEHARGVRLDNGYLLILLDGVRLNETSFGKATVYTPFIAASVLEKVEIIRGPGSALYGSNAFLGVVNFITKKAHKRFEVAIGEHGYKALSGSYANAQEQMSFSANVSLQHSDGQSYHVGEQLTVNDPLKHVFVNAQLDYQNSELRFHFIENQLDEFINLGGFSKQNVHASQSASISLQHQLWQNDHHEIDVLASYANFQIDSSGMVLPKEAGIVSNDFLTGPNWRTQWSKLKFTHNYKLSNDKQLNSGFEYRHASQYQAGVTTNFYDFDSQVIIPNDAFYLGGLQRIENIPEFAALRASHDFYGAYSQLKWQLNPSWLFFIGARYDDIKDLDSKLSPRFSAIWHAFDNQTIKLQYGESFRTPVNNELYSSDSVTKGNPNLTSEYVKTTELAWLYNGKSTSLEAVLFNNQLRDFINLVPTAGTSFFTFENSVNENMSGVELSAKKLYHKLQITANYTQLFDEPINQSFKRFANLQLSYPTDFIDIHINALWRDKIEAERSDDFRYYQPRYTLVNIKLARSFERHTLSLTGENLFDKDYSIFDPRVWDGAVPGKGRQLVLSYQYAFN, from the coding sequence GTGTCTGAACATGCTTTTTGTGCAACAAATTCCGATCTCTTCGCGCTCGATTTGTATCAGCTGAGTGAAATTGAAGTCACTATTGCCAGTAATACACTGGAAACAAAAGCAACGGTTCCCTCTACTATTACGGTGTTTGATGAAAAGCAGCTCACAGCCTTAGGTGTAAACAATGCGTTTGATGTATTGAACTATGTACCTGGTATGCAAATGGCTCGTGGAGATTGGGTTGGTGCTGTGCCAAAAGAGCATGCCAGAGGGGTAAGGTTAGACAATGGCTATTTGTTAATTTTACTTGATGGTGTGCGTTTAAACGAAACATCGTTTGGTAAAGCCACGGTTTATACTCCCTTTATTGCGGCGTCTGTGCTTGAAAAAGTTGAAATTATTCGTGGCCCTGGTTCGGCCCTTTACGGCAGCAATGCGTTTTTAGGTGTGGTTAATTTTATTACTAAAAAAGCACACAAAAGGTTTGAAGTTGCGATTGGCGAGCACGGTTATAAAGCGCTCAGTGGCAGTTACGCAAATGCACAGGAGCAAATGAGCTTCAGTGCGAATGTGTCGTTACAACACAGTGATGGGCAATCATACCACGTAGGGGAGCAATTAACGGTTAACGACCCTTTGAAGCATGTATTTGTAAACGCACAATTGGACTACCAAAATAGCGAATTGCGTTTTCATTTTATTGAAAACCAACTGGATGAGTTTATAAACCTCGGTGGTTTTAGTAAACAAAATGTACATGCCAGTCAGTCTGCCAGCATTAGTTTGCAGCATCAATTATGGCAAAATGATCATCATGAAATTGATGTGCTGGCAAGCTACGCTAATTTTCAAATTGATTCTTCTGGCATGGTGTTACCAAAAGAAGCGGGTATTGTCAGTAATGATTTTCTCACTGGGCCAAACTGGCGAACGCAGTGGAGTAAGTTAAAGTTTACCCATAACTACAAGTTATCAAACGATAAGCAATTAAACTCAGGTTTTGAATACCGACATGCCAGCCAATATCAAGCGGGTGTTACCACCAATTTTTATGATTTTGATAGTCAGGTAATTATTCCAAACGATGCGTTTTATTTAGGCGGATTACAACGGATTGAGAACATTCCTGAATTTGCAGCGCTACGTGCTTCGCATGATTTTTATGGCGCATATAGCCAATTAAAATGGCAGTTAAATCCAAGCTGGTTGTTTTTTATTGGTGCGCGATACGATGACATTAAAGACCTAGATAGTAAATTATCACCACGTTTTTCAGCGATTTGGCATGCATTTGATAATCAAACTATTAAGCTTCAATACGGCGAGTCATTTAGAACTCCGGTTAATAATGAGCTTTACTCAAGCGACAGTGTTACTAAAGGTAACCCTAACTTAACGTCTGAATACGTTAAAACAACCGAGCTGGCGTGGCTTTACAATGGCAAAAGTACATCACTTGAAGCTGTGTTATTTAACAATCAATTAAGGGATTTTATTAATTTAGTACCAACCGCCGGAACCAGCTTTTTTACCTTTGAAAACAGTGTTAATGAGAATATGTCTGGGGTGGAATTATCCGCTAAAAAGCTCTATCACAAGCTACAAATAACCGCTAACTACACGCAGTTATTTGACGAGCCAATTAATCAAAGCTTTAAGCGTTTTGCTAATCTACAGTTGAGTTATCCAACCGATTTTATCGATATTCATATCAATGCCTTGTGGCGTGACAAAATTGAAGCTGAGCGCAGTGATGATTTTCGCTATTATCAACCGAGGTACACGTTAGTAAACATAAAATTAGCGCGTAGTTTTGAGCGGCATACGCTGTCACTAACAGGTGAAAACCTATTTGATAAAGACTATAGCATTTTTGATCCGCGAGTTTGGGATGGCGCGGTGCCAGGAAAAGGCAGGCAACTGGTGTTAAGTTACCAATATGCCTTTAACTAA
- the betB gene encoding betaine-aldehyde dehydrogenase, with product MSLPKLLNFIHGELLENKSGQSFDVINPATNEVIYQTEIADDFIKEQAIESAKQGFATWSAMSAVERSRILLKAVALLRERNDDLAKIEVLDTGKPIQEADCVDIETGADVIEYFAGLAPTQLGSQQTVGNDFFYTRKEPLGICAGIGAWNYPLQIACWKSGPALAAGNVLIFKPSEETPRGAVELAKIFIEAGMPAGVFNVVHGAGDVGQWLTTHSDIEKVSFTGEVGTGQKVMQSAASNLKEVTMELGGKSPLIVFDDAEISEAVSAAMLGNFYTQGEVCTNCTRVYVQRNVYDKFIEELKSRAENNIVMGDPLDPNVNLGALISKKHLALVLNYIELGKQQGATVLTGGYQATPESAPNGNFVAPTIFVDCSDDMTIVKEEIFGPVMCVLPFDDEDDVIKRANNTELGLAAGVFSQNIKRAHRVIHQLNAGICWINSYGNSPAEMPVGGYKRSGIGRENGVETLNSYTQTKSIYVGMSQIESPF from the coding sequence ATGTCTCTTCCTAAATTGCTCAACTTTATTCATGGCGAACTGCTTGAAAACAAATCAGGTCAGTCGTTTGATGTTATCAATCCCGCTACAAACGAGGTTATTTACCAAACTGAAATCGCAGACGACTTTATAAAAGAGCAAGCCATTGAAAGTGCCAAGCAAGGTTTTGCCACTTGGTCAGCAATGAGCGCTGTAGAACGTAGCCGAATTTTATTAAAAGCGGTTGCCCTATTGCGTGAGCGCAACGACGATTTGGCAAAAATTGAAGTACTGGATACAGGTAAGCCAATTCAAGAAGCCGATTGTGTGGATATTGAAACGGGTGCCGATGTTATCGAGTATTTTGCAGGTCTTGCCCCAACACAACTAGGTTCACAGCAAACGGTTGGTAATGACTTCTTTTATACGCGAAAAGAACCTTTAGGCATTTGCGCCGGTATTGGCGCATGGAACTATCCACTTCAAATTGCCTGCTGGAAATCGGGCCCAGCACTTGCGGCAGGTAACGTATTAATTTTCAAACCATCTGAAGAAACACCTCGCGGTGCGGTTGAACTAGCCAAAATATTTATTGAAGCTGGCATGCCAGCAGGTGTATTCAACGTGGTACACGGCGCAGGCGATGTTGGTCAATGGTTAACAACACATTCAGATATTGAAAAAGTCTCGTTCACTGGTGAAGTGGGCACAGGCCAAAAAGTGATGCAAAGTGCGGCCAGTAACTTAAAAGAAGTGACCATGGAACTGGGCGGTAAATCGCCGCTAATCGTGTTCGATGATGCCGAAATCAGCGAAGCGGTAAGCGCTGCAATGCTTGGTAACTTCTATACCCAAGGTGAAGTGTGTACCAACTGTACCCGTGTTTATGTTCAAAGAAATGTTTATGATAAGTTTATCGAAGAGTTAAAAAGCCGCGCCGAGAATAACATTGTAATGGGCGATCCACTCGATCCAAATGTTAATTTAGGCGCGCTAATTTCGAAAAAACACTTAGCCTTGGTTTTAAACTACATCGAGCTTGGTAAACAGCAAGGTGCCACGGTTTTAACTGGGGGTTATCAGGCAACACCAGAATCTGCACCTAACGGTAACTTCGTTGCGCCAACTATTTTTGTCGATTGCAGTGACGACATGACCATAGTCAAAGAAGAAATTTTTGGCCCGGTAATGTGTGTACTGCCGTTTGACGATGAAGACGACGTGATTAAACGCGCTAATAACACAGAACTTGGTTTAGCCGCGGGTGTGTTTAGTCAAAACATAAAACGCGCTCACCGCGTGATTCATCAATTAAATGCCGGTATTTGTTGGATAAACAGCTATGGCAATTCGCCTGCTGAAATGCCCGTTGGCGGATACAAGCGCTCAGGTATCGGCCGCGAAAACGGTGTTGAAACACTGAATAGTTACACCCAAACCAAATCAATTTATGTTGGCATGAGCCAAATTGAAAGCCCATTTTAG
- the betI gene encoding transcriptional regulator BetI, whose translation MPKVGYEPIRRQQLIDATLNSVAELGLKATTINTISKRAGLSSGIISHYFGSKNGLIEATVRYLLTSLKSSLISKIDENISQQQRLMLIVEANFSVVQKQAHVTKTWLSFWAESMHDEQLHRLQAVNAKRLYSNLLYSFKTLLPYEQALQAATLSAAMIDGLWLRAVLTKANEAEFSNAELLAKNYVNSLIPVCQD comes from the coding sequence ATGCCTAAAGTTGGATACGAACCCATACGTCGTCAACAGCTGATTGACGCCACATTAAACTCAGTTGCCGAGCTCGGATTAAAAGCGACAACGATTAATACCATTAGCAAACGTGCTGGATTGTCCTCGGGCATTATCAGTCACTACTTTGGCAGTAAGAATGGGTTAATTGAAGCGACCGTGCGTTACTTACTAACTAGTTTAAAATCCAGCTTAATCTCAAAAATCGACGAAAACATAAGTCAGCAACAACGTCTTATGTTAATCGTCGAAGCAAATTTCTCAGTTGTACAAAAGCAGGCTCATGTCACCAAAACGTGGCTGAGTTTTTGGGCAGAATCAATGCATGACGAACAATTACACCGCTTGCAAGCGGTTAACGCAAAACGTCTGTACAGCAATTTACTGTATTCGTTCAAAACGTTATTGCCTTATGAACAAGCATTACAAGCTGCAACCCTTAGCGCAGCGATGATCGACGGCCTTTGGTTACGTGCCGTATTAACCAAAGCAAACGAAGCCGAATTTAGCAATGCCGAATTGCTTGCTAAAAACTACGTTAACTCTCTAATTCCCGTGTGTCAGGATTAA
- a CDS encoding NAD(P)H-dependent flavin oxidoreductase, with amino-acid sequence MQTRITELFGIEHPIVLPGMSWISTPELVAAVCNAGGLGILASGPLSQQQTRDAIATIRSLTDKPFGIGITLMMPGAKQNAKIALELQVPVINFSLGKGDWLVEGAKQYGGKVIATVVTEKHALAAQKSGVDALLVTGHEAAAHGGEVTSLCLVPNIVDIVDIPVIAAGGFADSRGLVAALALGADAVAMGSRFATSLESPVHQNVKNAVIEKRVADTIYSKNFDGLYARVMKTPAAQKATKKPMNFLIATIKSFKAAKMVDMPMWKLLIGLVAQFDKIKMLSLFGAATEKLEAATIDGDLENGVQFIGQSQGVIHEVKSVQQIMNDVVSGAETRIQTLANKQT; translated from the coding sequence ATGCAAACGCGCATTACCGAACTTTTTGGCATTGAACACCCTATCGTATTACCCGGCATGAGCTGGATTTCAACCCCAGAATTAGTCGCGGCAGTGTGTAATGCTGGCGGTTTAGGTATTTTGGCGTCAGGTCCACTTAGCCAACAACAAACCCGAGATGCAATTGCAACAATCCGCTCGCTTACCGATAAGCCATTTGGCATTGGCATTACGTTAATGATGCCTGGCGCGAAGCAAAACGCCAAAATCGCACTCGAGCTACAAGTACCTGTGATTAACTTTTCACTTGGTAAAGGTGATTGGCTTGTCGAAGGCGCGAAACAATATGGCGGTAAAGTAATCGCCACAGTGGTGACAGAGAAACATGCCCTTGCCGCACAAAAATCAGGGGTCGACGCACTGCTAGTGACCGGACATGAAGCCGCCGCTCATGGCGGCGAAGTTACATCGCTATGTTTAGTACCCAATATTGTCGATATTGTGGATATTCCTGTAATCGCTGCAGGTGGTTTTGCCGACAGTCGAGGTTTAGTGGCAGCTCTCGCCCTTGGCGCAGACGCAGTCGCAATGGGCTCTCGTTTTGCAACCAGTCTTGAGAGCCCGGTGCACCAAAATGTTAAAAATGCGGTGATAGAAAAGCGCGTCGCAGATACTATTTATTCTAAGAATTTTGATGGTCTTTATGCGCGCGTAATGAAAACACCGGCAGCACAAAAAGCCACTAAAAAGCCAATGAACTTTTTAATCGCCACCATTAAGTCCTTTAAAGCAGCAAAAATGGTCGATATGCCAATGTGGAAACTGCTTATCGGCTTAGTAGCCCAGTTTGATAAAATAAAAATGTTGTCATTATTTGGTGCCGCTACCGAAAAACTTGAAGCTGCAACCATCGATGGCGATTTAGAAAACGGTGTGCAATTTATCGGTCAATCGCAAGGGGTTATTCATGAGGTTAAGTCGGTACAACAAATAATGAACGATGTTGTTTCAGGGGCCGAAACGCGTATTCAAACACTCGCTAATAAACAAACTTAA
- a CDS encoding S9 family peptidase, producing the protein MSKIIKTTLLAGLVSLSAGPAIASDNATWQYEDVFNIEYAASPQVSPSGDSIVYERRSMDIMSDSTRINLWQYNLSSKAHTPLLSGKAQYRMARFSPDGKKLAYISNEEGDNQLYVRWLQSGDTARVTNVEHGVSSISWSPNGQWIAFSMFKPQEAKGIFSEMPKKPKGANWAGTAKYIDQMSYRSDGRGFLPHGYRHIYIVPAEGGTPRQITTGDFHHDGNIAWSQDGEQIFISGDRHPDWQDRPRESDIYQINVASGETTNVTKREGPDAAPVISPNGKKIAYLRFDDKKLSSQNNDIFIMNNDGSDVENLTAKLDRPIGNPKWDTKGRGLYFSYDDFGQKYVGYVNLKGKITEKIAKLGGQSLGRPYTSGEFAVVDTNELVVTLANANRPADLAMVKKGKTRKVTSLNEDLLAHKTTAEMGEITVKSTVDGRDIQAWYALPPNFDKNKKYPLILEIHGGPHTAYGPNFSTEVQLMAAKGYVVVWANPRGSTSYGEDFANLIHHNYPSQDYNDLMDVVDGMVAKPYIDSNNLFVTGGSGGGVLTAWIVGKTDRFKAAVVAKPVINWLSFALTADGYSYFTKYWMPGMPWDHVEHLWARSPLSLVGNVTTPTMLLTGEEDVRTPMSETEQYYQALQLRKVDSAMVRIPKASHGIAARPSNLIQKVGNIMAWFEKYRTQ; encoded by the coding sequence ATGAGTAAAATAATAAAAACGACGCTGTTAGCAGGATTAGTCAGTTTAAGCGCAGGCCCGGCAATTGCCAGTGATAATGCAACTTGGCAATATGAAGATGTGTTTAACATTGAATATGCAGCATCACCTCAAGTTAGCCCAAGTGGTGACAGTATTGTTTATGAGCGTCGTAGCATGGACATTATGAGTGACAGTACACGCATCAACTTGTGGCAGTATAATCTCAGCAGCAAAGCCCACACGCCGCTACTTTCAGGTAAGGCTCAGTATCGCATGGCGCGTTTTTCACCGGATGGAAAAAAGCTGGCGTATATTTCAAATGAAGAGGGCGACAATCAACTTTATGTGCGTTGGTTGCAAAGTGGCGACACGGCTCGCGTAACGAATGTGGAGCATGGCGTAAGTAGTATAAGTTGGTCACCAAATGGTCAATGGATCGCGTTTTCTATGTTTAAACCACAAGAGGCGAAAGGTATTTTTAGCGAAATGCCGAAAAAACCAAAAGGGGCTAATTGGGCCGGTACTGCAAAGTATATTGATCAAATGAGTTATCGTAGCGACGGACGTGGATTTTTACCCCATGGCTATCGCCATATTTATATTGTGCCAGCAGAAGGCGGCACGCCTCGTCAAATCACTACAGGCGATTTCCATCATGACGGCAATATCGCGTGGAGCCAAGATGGTGAGCAGATATTTATTAGTGGCGACCGTCACCCTGATTGGCAAGACAGACCACGTGAGTCAGACATTTATCAAATTAATGTTGCTTCGGGCGAAACCACTAATGTGACCAAGCGCGAAGGCCCTGATGCTGCGCCAGTGATATCGCCAAATGGTAAAAAGATTGCGTATTTGCGTTTTGATGATAAAAAACTATCGAGCCAAAATAACGACATTTTTATTATGAACAATGACGGTTCTGATGTTGAAAATTTAACTGCGAAACTCGATAGACCAATAGGCAACCCTAAGTGGGATACAAAAGGTCGTGGTCTTTACTTTAGCTACGACGATTTTGGCCAAAAATATGTAGGCTATGTAAACCTGAAAGGAAAAATCACAGAGAAAATTGCCAAACTGGGCGGTCAGTCTTTAGGGCGTCCGTATACTTCGGGTGAATTTGCGGTAGTAGATACTAATGAACTGGTTGTGACACTAGCCAATGCTAATCGACCTGCTGACCTTGCGATGGTTAAAAAGGGAAAAACGCGTAAAGTCACCTCTTTAAATGAAGATTTACTCGCCCATAAAACAACCGCTGAAATGGGTGAAATAACTGTTAAATCAACGGTTGATGGTCGTGATATTCAAGCTTGGTATGCGCTGCCACCTAATTTTGATAAAAATAAAAAGTATCCGCTGATTTTAGAAATTCACGGAGGCCCACATACTGCTTATGGTCCAAATTTTAGTACCGAAGTGCAGTTAATGGCTGCAAAAGGCTATGTTGTTGTGTGGGCGAATCCGCGCGGCAGTACGTCTTATGGTGAAGATTTCGCGAATCTTATCCATCACAATTATCCTTCGCAAGATTACAACGATTTAATGGATGTTGTTGATGGCATGGTTGCGAAACCGTATATTGATAGTAATAACTTGTTTGTTACGGGTGGCTCTGGTGGTGGTGTTTTAACTGCTTGGATTGTGGGTAAAACTGATCGCTTTAAGGCCGCGGTAGTGGCAAAGCCTGTGATTAACTGGCTTAGCTTTGCTCTGACCGCTGATGGTTACTCGTATTTTACAAAATATTGGATGCCAGGCATGCCATGGGATCACGTTGAACATTTATGGGCACGTTCGCCACTCTCGCTGGTGGGCAATGTCACTACACCAACAATGCTATTAACTGGCGAAGAAGATGTGCGTACGCCGATGAGTGAAACTGAGCAGTATTATCAAGCATTACAACTGCGTAAAGTAGATTCGGCAATGGTGCGTATTCCTAAAGCAAGTCATGGTATTGCGGCAAGGCCAAGTAACTTGATCCAGAAAGTTGGCAATATAATGGCGTGGTTTGAAAAATATCGCACCCAATAA
- a CDS encoding TorF family putative porin: MKNLIKLSLIPVAVMTSVAHADWSTTVTGASDYTFNGVSQTMNDPALQVSLDKSFENGFYAGSWASNVDFGDDTNIEWDFYAGHYISLNDALSLDYGIAYYTYHGASYSDDGNYPEAYAKFGYSSALGNTEFNFWYSWDYFGTGAGHTIAMLAHSYEIAPNHALRASFDVSNSLDGDKWLWDGNNSSYHHYRLAYQTSFKGFNLELAAENTNLDWDTADERLVFSISRTFSL; this comes from the coding sequence ATGAAAAATTTAATTAAATTATCACTAATCCCGGTTGCAGTAATGACAAGCGTGGCGCATGCCGATTGGAGTACAACGGTAACTGGGGCATCTGACTACACTTTCAACGGTGTTAGCCAAACCATGAACGACCCAGCGCTACAGGTTAGTCTCGACAAATCATTTGAAAATGGCTTTTACGCGGGTAGTTGGGCATCAAATGTCGATTTTGGTGACGATACTAACATTGAGTGGGATTTTTACGCTGGTCACTATATCAGCCTTAACGATGCGTTAAGCCTTGATTATGGTATCGCGTATTACACCTACCACGGCGCAAGCTATTCAGATGATGGTAACTACCCTGAAGCTTACGCAAAATTTGGCTATTCATCAGCCTTGGGTAACACCGAGTTTAACTTCTGGTACAGCTGGGATTACTTTGGCACAGGTGCAGGCCACACTATTGCGATGCTAGCGCATTCTTATGAAATCGCGCCAAATCATGCACTACGTGCAAGTTTTGATGTATCAAACTCACTTGATGGCGATAAGTGGTTATGGGATGGCAATAATTCGTCATACCATCACTATCGGTTAGCCTATCAAACCAGCTTTAAAGGGTTTAACCTAGAGCTTGCGGCAGAAAACACAAACCTTGATTGGGACACCGCAGATGAGCGCTTAGTGTTCTCTATTTCAAGAACATTCTCGCTGTAA
- the betA gene encoding choline dehydrogenase, translating into MQYDYIIVGAGSAGCVLANRLSENPDHSVLLLETGGSDKSIFIQMPTALSIPMNGDKYAWQFHTEKEPYLNNRSMHCPRGKVLGGSSSINGMVYVRGHAKDFDEWAEHGAENWDYQACLPYFKKAESWYLGEDNYRGGNGELGVNNGNEMANPLYRAFIEAGKQAGYDHTHDYNGENQEGFGPMHMTVKNGIRCSASRAYLDPIKHRKNLTIITNALVTKVRLEGKKATGVNYTIKGKAHRAIVNKEVILSAGPIGSPHILQLSGIGPRDVLEQAGVKVQHELPGVGQNLQDHLEFYFQYKCKKPITLNGKLGLISKGLIGAQWLFAKSGLGVTNHFESCAFIRSKAGVEWPDIQYHFLPAAIRYDGKSAFDGHGFQVHVGHNKPKSRGAVTIQSSDPSIAPKIQFNYLQHPDDIEGFRACVRLTREIIAQPAFDDYRDSEIQPGEQIQTDEEIDAFVRDAVESAYHPSCSCKMGEDDMAVVNSNTQVRGISNLCVVDSSIFPTIPNGNLNAPTIMVAEKAADIILAKPALNSTAVPVGIKPDWQQQQR; encoded by the coding sequence ATGCAGTACGATTATATTATTGTCGGCGCAGGCTCAGCTGGGTGTGTGCTCGCCAACCGTTTATCTGAAAATCCTGATCATTCGGTACTTTTATTGGAAACCGGTGGTTCAGATAAAAGTATTTTTATTCAAATGCCAACGGCGTTATCAATTCCAATGAATGGCGATAAATACGCATGGCAATTCCATACTGAAAAAGAGCCGTATCTTAATAATCGCAGTATGCACTGCCCGCGTGGCAAGGTATTGGGTGGCTCTTCGTCAATTAATGGCATGGTGTACGTACGTGGTCATGCAAAAGATTTTGACGAATGGGCCGAACACGGCGCAGAAAACTGGGATTACCAAGCGTGCTTACCTTACTTTAAAAAAGCCGAAAGCTGGTATTTAGGTGAAGATAATTATCGCGGCGGCAATGGTGAACTTGGCGTTAATAACGGTAATGAGATGGCTAACCCTTTGTACCGGGCGTTTATCGAAGCGGGTAAACAAGCAGGCTATGACCATACTCACGACTACAACGGTGAAAACCAAGAAGGTTTTGGCCCAATGCATATGACCGTTAAAAACGGCATTCGCTGCTCGGCAAGTCGCGCTTATTTAGATCCAATAAAGCACCGCAAAAATTTAACTATCATAACCAATGCACTGGTAACTAAAGTGCGTTTGGAAGGCAAAAAAGCCACGGGTGTAAACTACACCATTAAAGGGAAAGCGCATCGTGCCATTGTTAATAAAGAGGTTATTTTAAGCGCGGGGCCGATTGGCTCACCCCATATTTTGCAATTATCGGGCATTGGACCACGCGACGTGCTTGAACAAGCCGGCGTAAAAGTGCAGCACGAGTTACCAGGCGTCGGTCAAAACTTACAAGATCATCTAGAGTTTTATTTTCAGTACAAATGTAAAAAGCCAATTACGTTAAACGGTAAATTGGGGCTGATTTCAAAAGGTTTAATTGGCGCACAATGGTTGTTTGCAAAATCAGGTCTTGGAGTTACTAACCACTTTGAATCCTGTGCGTTTATTCGCTCAAAAGCGGGCGTTGAATGGCCTGATATTCAATATCACTTTTTACCTGCGGCGATTCGTTACGATGGTAAATCGGCATTTGATGGCCATGGTTTTCAGGTACATGTAGGCCACAACAAACCGAAAAGCCGTGGTGCAGTGACAATTCAATCCTCTGATCCGAGTATTGCACCAAAGATTCAGTTTAATTACTTACAGCACCCCGACGATATTGAAGGGTTCCGCGCTTGCGTACGCTTAACTCGCGAAATTATCGCACAGCCTGCGTTTGATGATTACCGCGACAGTGAAATTCAACCTGGCGAACAAATTCAAACTGACGAAGAAATTGATGCCTTTGTGCGTGATGCCGTTGAAAGTGCTTATCACCCAAGTTGCTCATGCAAAATGGGTGAAGACGATATGGCGGTAGTAAATTCAAATACGCAAGTGCGTGGAATAAGTAATTTATGCGTGGTGGACTCTTCAATTTTCCCAACCATACCGAATGGCAATTTAAATGCGCCAACCATTATGGTTGCAGAAAAGGCGGCTGACATCATTTTGGCAAAGCCAGCGCTTAATTCAACCGCAGTGCCTGTTGGCATTAAGCCAGATTGGCAGCAGCAACAGCGCTAA
- a CDS encoding choline transporter, translated as MTLWLSAGILFTLLSIAFILYKWGNMQVVGVTPVKTFTFIAILFTSGLDVGLIMFPLTEFAGYADIKASPEYGFTNPLAIEFGFWGFLIWGFYFLTCFYFCVIEPKVKFFEIPLVKLVNNVVIIGTCAFTAFLLLSNLPWYLPAVGDGESIVPTFYLIVFAAICFAAYSSTSIRYVRFLSITTTWVFIALIVAMWAGAFVFGDSEMSAYTNNLALIGDYFANIHHFVLPLNDYHEFYLFWWFAWSIMIGQFTSRFVGGLKTYQVLAAMLIFPSIPIAAWFAVLYHYHDAGIATDGLVNFAMVFVGIVFVINSLDSLIRLYTDNLNLTVARLGKRNYLLLNIVALSLLTLLFKLNFLQIQWVGAIVIAIFFAGFGFILVNKFKTVKTIQSSPKENAIDFNKIETIS; from the coding sequence ATGACCTTATGGCTTAGTGCTGGCATTTTGTTCACCTTACTTTCAATCGCCTTTATTTTATATAAATGGGGCAATATGCAAGTAGTGGGTGTCACCCCTGTTAAAACCTTTACCTTTATTGCAATTCTGTTTACATCTGGCCTCGACGTTGGCCTGATCATGTTTCCGCTAACCGAGTTTGCCGGTTATGCAGACATAAAAGCAAGCCCAGAATATGGCTTCACAAACCCACTCGCGATTGAGTTTGGTTTTTGGGGATTCTTAATTTGGGGTTTCTACTTTTTGACCTGTTTTTATTTCTGTGTAATTGAACCTAAAGTGAAATTTTTCGAAATTCCACTGGTAAAATTGGTTAACAACGTGGTGATTATCGGCACATGTGCGTTTACCGCCTTTTTGTTACTGAGTAACTTGCCATGGTACCTACCTGCGGTAGGTGATGGCGAATCAATTGTGCCAACATTTTACTTAATTGTATTTGCTGCAATTTGTTTTGCTGCTTATTCAAGTACCAGTATTCGTTATGTACGCTTTTTAAGTATTACAACAACCTGGGTATTTATCGCGTTAATTGTTGCTATGTGGGCAGGCGCCTTTGTATTTGGCGACAGCGAAATGAGTGCCTATACAAATAACTTAGCACTGATTGGCGACTACTTTGCGAATATTCACCATTTTGTATTGCCGCTTAACGACTACCATGAATTCTATTTATTCTGGTGGTTTGCGTGGAGCATTATGATAGGTCAATTCACCTCTCGTTTTGTTGGTGGACTTAAAACTTACCAAGTACTCGCAGCGATGTTAATTTTCCCGTCAATTCCAATTGCTGCTTGGTTTGCCGTGCTGTATCACTACCATGATGCTGGTATTGCAACCGATGGTCTGGTGAACTTTGCCATGGTATTTGTCGGTATTGTGTTTGTGATCAACTCACTAGACTCACTGATCCGCTTGTACACAGATAACCTTAACCTTACCGTCGCCCGTTTAGGTAAGCGCAATTATCTGTTGCTAAATATTGTTGCACTTTCACTTTTAACACTATTATTTAAACTGAACTTTTTACAAATCCAATGGGTTGGTGCCATTGTTATTGCGATTTTCTTTGCTGGTTTTGGTTTTATTTTGGTTAATAAATTCAAAACGGTTAAGACTATTCAAAGTTCTCCAAAAGAAAACGCAATTGATTTTAATAAAATAGAGACAATAAGCTAA